From a single Hippoglossus stenolepis isolate QCI-W04-F060 chromosome 2, HSTE1.2, whole genome shotgun sequence genomic region:
- the LOC118120693 gene encoding CDGSH iron-sulfur domain-containing protein 3, mitochondrial gives MNSLVTKLDHMWISFTFRQPRLPATAAPKVQLSTLPPDPVIPSKKPFKVELVGGKRYSWCTCGQSRKQPFCDGAHKLKAPGLFPLRFVPEKDTSAWLCGCKYTNNPPYCDGTHKQDFIVSATPHEQSDS, from the exons ATGAACTCCCTGGTGACGAAGTTAGATCACATGTGGATCAGCTTCACCTTCAGACAACCTCGGCTCCCAGCTACAGCAGCGCCCAAG GTGCAGCTCTCCACCCTCCCTCCGGATCCTGTCATCCCCTCTAAGAAGCCTTTCAAAGTGGAGCTGGTTGGTGGAAAGCGTTACTCCTGGTGCACCTGTGGGCAAAGTAGGAAACAg CCTTTCTGTGATGGAGCCCATAAACTGAAAGCCCCGGGCCTGTTCCCGCTACGTTTTGTTCCAGAGAAGGACACCTCTGCTTGGTTGTGCGGCTGCAAATACACCAACAACCCACCGTACTGCGATGGCACGCACAAGCAGGACTTCATTGTATCTGCAACACCACACGAGCAAAGTGACTCGTAA
- the LOC118120702 gene encoding CDGSH iron-sulfur domain-containing protein 3, mitochondrial isoform X2, with protein MNMSRLVLQRGFRPLLPGSSSTSCLLSTQPVPAARLPYRVKVSAGKRYAWCACGHSKKQPFCDGAHKTAAPSISPLRFTPDKDRTLTLCACKQTKNAPYCDGSHIKVIFQDLVKWVKGVFK; from the exons ATGAACATGAGCAGGCTGGTGCTGCAGAGAGGATTCAGACCTCTGCTGCCCGGCTCCTCCTCCACG AGCTGCCTGCTCTCCACACAGCCGGTCCCTGCAGCCCGGCTGCCCTACAGAGTGAAGGTGTCTGCTGGGAAACGCTACGCCTGGTGTGCCTGTGGACACAGTAAGAAACAG CCTTTCTGTGATGGAGCTCACAAGACGGCCGCACCCAGCATCTCTCCTCTACGTTTCACCCCTGACAAAGACAGGACGCTCACGCTTTGTGCCTGTAAGCAAACTAAAAACGCACCATACTGCGATGGCTCACACATCAAGGTCATCTTCCAGGATCTGGTGAAGTGGGTGAAAGGTGTGTTTAAATGA
- the LOC118120702 gene encoding CDGSH iron-sulfur domain-containing protein 3, mitochondrial isoform X1, with amino-acid sequence MNMSRLVLQRGFRPLLPGSSSTVQSCLLSTQPVPAARLPYRVKVSAGKRYAWCACGHSKKQPFCDGAHKTAAPSISPLRFTPDKDRTLTLCACKQTKNAPYCDGSHIKVIFQDLVKWVKGVFK; translated from the exons ATGAACATGAGCAGGCTGGTGCTGCAGAGAGGATTCAGACCTCTGCTGCCCGGCTCCTCCTCCACG GTGCAGAGCTGCCTGCTCTCCACACAGCCGGTCCCTGCAGCCCGGCTGCCCTACAGAGTGAAGGTGTCTGCTGGGAAACGCTACGCCTGGTGTGCCTGTGGACACAGTAAGAAACAG CCTTTCTGTGATGGAGCTCACAAGACGGCCGCACCCAGCATCTCTCCTCTACGTTTCACCCCTGACAAAGACAGGACGCTCACGCTTTGTGCCTGTAAGCAAACTAAAAACGCACCATACTGCGATGGCTCACACATCAAGGTCATCTTCCAGGATCTGGTGAAGTGGGTGAAAGGTGTGTTTAAATGA